The following are from one region of the Carnobacterium gallinarum DSM 4847 genome:
- a CDS encoding LacI family DNA-binding transcriptional regulator has protein sequence MATIKDIAQQAGVSSATVSRVLNYDESLSVGDETKKRIFEVAEQLEYTKHKKVKLTKNGKIAIMQWSTEKEELDDVYYLSLRMGAEKRIAEEGYETLRVFQDTPFEMTKDIVGIISLGECSPVQVARLTEWGKPICFINFDQLIHKYDSVVVDFEQAVRSVLDHFIATGHTKIGYIGGLECYGDRSGTIIDTRTKIFESYLREKKLYVEGYCFIDSFEVKAGYEQMKKAISELGEDLPTAIFAGNDPIAVGCLRALQEEGIQVPERVSLIGFNDISVAKYVFPSLSTVKVYTELMGETGVDLLLDRMASNRQAAKKITLSTDLILRESTLN, from the coding sequence ATGGCGACAATTAAAGATATTGCCCAACAAGCTGGGGTATCTAGCGCTACAGTTTCCCGCGTATTGAATTATGATGAGAGCTTATCTGTTGGGGATGAAACGAAAAAACGAATATTTGAAGTGGCAGAGCAGTTAGAGTATACCAAGCATAAGAAAGTAAAATTAACTAAAAATGGCAAAATTGCAATTATGCAATGGTCAACAGAAAAAGAAGAATTAGATGATGTTTACTATCTTTCTTTGCGGATGGGGGCAGAAAAACGAATCGCGGAGGAAGGGTATGAAACATTACGTGTCTTTCAAGATACACCATTTGAAATGACAAAAGACATCGTTGGCATCATCTCATTAGGTGAATGTAGCCCAGTCCAAGTTGCTCGACTAACAGAATGGGGAAAGCCTATTTGTTTTATTAATTTTGACCAGTTGATTCATAAATACGATTCAGTTGTAGTTGATTTTGAACAAGCTGTGCGATCGGTTTTGGATCATTTTATTGCTACAGGACACACTAAGATTGGCTATATTGGTGGATTAGAATGCTATGGTGATCGTTCAGGGACAATTATTGATACACGAACAAAAATTTTTGAAAGCTATTTGCGGGAAAAGAAGCTTTATGTAGAGGGCTATTGTTTTATTGATTCCTTTGAAGTTAAAGCTGGATATGAGCAGATGAAAAAAGCAATTAGTGAACTGGGAGAGGATTTGCCGACAGCAATTTTTGCTGGAAATGATCCAATTGCTGTGGGGTGTTTACGCGCTTTACAAGAAGAGGGCATCCAAGTACCAGAACGAGTGAGCCTGATTGGTTTTAATGATATTAGTGTAGCTAAATATGTTTTTCCATCATTGAGTACAGTGAAAGTTTATACAGAATTAATGGGAGAAACAGGCGTTGATTTACTTTTGGATCGAATGGCCTCTAATCGTCAAGCCGCTAAAAAGATTACTTTATCAACAGATTTAATTTTAAGAGAAAGTACCTTGAATTAG
- a CDS encoding aldose epimerase family protein: MIIFEKKFGVVGDDQITEYTLENSQGMQVSAINYGGTVTKISVPDRYGKRENVVLGFDSVAEYQQQTAFLGATVGRVAGRIALGKFTLDGKNYQISQNEGENQLHGGGGFNQKVWQAKTYQTESEAGVIFTTVSPDGEFGYPGNLKVEVTFSLNEFNQWKVHYLGETDQSTLFNPTNHVYFNLTGNPKQSILDHQLMLVSDRFVALQSDLIPTGELLEVSGTAFDFQRPEVLRRGISSQHAQNKLAQGYDHAFVFKANQEQQVKASLVEPMSGRRVQMYTDCPSVVVYSGNQFNGEFELADAPVQQYAGITLETQGLPDAVNQQGFGSIQLNADKKFESETIYQFDVI, translated from the coding sequence ATGATTATTTTTGAAAAAAAATTTGGAGTTGTTGGTGACGATCAAATTACAGAATATACATTGGAAAATAGCCAAGGTATGCAAGTTTCAGCCATCAATTATGGTGGAACAGTCACTAAAATTAGCGTTCCAGATCGTTATGGTAAACGAGAGAATGTTGTATTAGGATTTGACTCAGTAGCAGAGTATCAACAACAAACTGCTTTTTTAGGTGCTACAGTTGGTCGTGTTGCAGGTAGAATTGCGTTAGGTAAATTTACATTAGATGGAAAAAACTACCAAATAAGTCAAAATGAAGGCGAAAATCAGCTTCATGGAGGTGGTGGTTTTAACCAGAAAGTCTGGCAAGCTAAGACGTATCAAACAGAGTCAGAAGCTGGTGTGATATTTACTACTGTTAGTCCAGACGGTGAATTTGGTTATCCTGGAAATTTAAAGGTGGAAGTGACCTTTAGTTTAAATGAATTCAATCAATGGAAGGTGCATTATTTAGGTGAAACAGATCAGAGTACCTTATTTAATCCAACGAATCATGTTTATTTTAATTTAACTGGTAATCCAAAGCAGTCTATTTTAGACCATCAGCTAATGCTGGTTAGTGACCGATTTGTTGCGTTACAATCTGATTTAATTCCAACTGGCGAGTTGCTAGAGGTTAGTGGGACAGCCTTTGATTTTCAACGACCAGAAGTGCTTAGACGTGGTATATCTAGCCAGCACGCTCAAAATAAATTAGCACAGGGATACGATCATGCATTTGTATTTAAAGCGAATCAGGAGCAGCAAGTTAAAGCAAGTTTAGTTGAGCCAATGAGTGGACGCCGTGTGCAGATGTATACCGACTGTCCTTCTGTAGTTGTATATTCTGGAAATCAATTTAATGGTGAATTTGAGTTGGCTGACGCACCTGTACAGCAGTATGCAGGAATCACGTTGGAAACTCAAGGACTACCAGATGCAGTGAATCAACAAGGCTTTGGTTCGATTCAATTGAATGCTGACAAAAAATTTGAATCTGAAACGATTTACCAGTTTGATGTGATTTAA
- a CDS encoding helix-turn-helix domain-containing protein: MNLGERIRMLREKKYLKQEDFGKIFHLEQTTISSYERGISQPSIKTITDMARFFGVSVDYLVGNNHENIYEELADTKNYIQPGKTIEEQAEYLKHWFINQAHGIKKDDKC; this comes from the coding sequence GTGAATCTAGGTGAACGCATTCGGATGTTACGTGAAAAAAAATATTTAAAGCAAGAAGATTTCGGGAAAATTTTCCATTTGGAGCAAACAACGATTAGTTCCTATGAAAGAGGAATTAGCCAGCCTTCAATTAAAACAATCACTGACATGGCACGTTTTTTTGGCGTTTCTGTTGATTACTTGGTTGGGAATAACCATGAGAATATTTATGAGGAATTGGCGGATACTAAGAATTATATTCAACCCGGTAAAACGATTGAAGAGCAAGCTGAATATTTAAAGCATTGGTTCATTAATCAAGCACATGGGATAAAAAAAGACGACAAATGTTAG
- a CDS encoding galactokinase translates to MNELIQKFETVFKEKNPQEFFAPGRINLIGEHTDYNGGYVFPCAITIGTYGLATKRQDTLVNLYSENFSELGVISFDLAELDYRKTDNWTNYPKGMIRYLQESGHVINRGMNILFYGTIPNGAGLSSSASIELLTGVILQNLFDLHLAELELIFTGKRVENEFIGVNSGIMDQFAIGKGQKDKAILLDCDTLAYEMVPVVLGDHKIVIMNTNKRRELADSKYNERRSQCESALSQLQTKLTIDSLGQLDEETFFGNQSLIDDPILLKRAKHAVTENQRTIKAATALKSGKLEEFGQLMNASHRSLRDDYEVSGIELDTLVEVAWEQPGVIGARMTGAGFGGCGIAIVAVDKIDEFIQNVGASYQAKIGYPADFYLASISDGAKYLGVK, encoded by the coding sequence ATTAATGAACTTATTCAAAAATTTGAAACCGTTTTTAAAGAAAAAAATCCTCAAGAATTTTTTGCCCCAGGAAGAATTAATTTAATTGGTGAACATACAGATTACAACGGCGGATATGTATTTCCATGTGCGATTACAATTGGCACATATGGGTTAGCGACTAAACGACAAGATACACTAGTAAATCTTTACTCAGAAAACTTTTCTGAGTTAGGTGTGATTTCATTTGATTTAGCTGAGTTAGATTATCGAAAAACAGATAATTGGACTAACTACCCTAAAGGAATGATCCGCTATTTGCAAGAAAGTGGGCATGTCATTAACCGTGGTATGAATATTCTCTTTTATGGAACGATTCCTAATGGGGCAGGACTTTCGTCATCAGCGTCGATTGAATTGCTAACTGGCGTGATTTTACAAAATTTATTTGATTTGCACTTGGCTGAGCTAGAACTAATTTTTACAGGTAAACGAGTTGAGAATGAATTTATAGGCGTTAACTCTGGTATCATGGATCAATTTGCTATTGGAAAGGGTCAGAAAGATAAAGCTATTTTACTTGATTGTGATACGTTAGCCTATGAAATGGTTCCCGTTGTTTTAGGGGATCACAAAATTGTGATTATGAATACGAACAAACGTAGAGAACTGGCGGATTCTAAATATAATGAACGTCGTAGTCAATGTGAGTCAGCTTTGAGTCAGCTTCAAACAAAATTAACAATTGATTCTTTAGGACAACTAGACGAAGAAACCTTTTTTGGCAATCAATCCTTAATTGATGATCCGATTTTACTCAAACGAGCAAAACACGCTGTTACAGAAAACCAACGAACAATTAAAGCAGCAACTGCTTTAAAATCTGGGAAGTTAGAAGAATTTGGCCAATTAATGAATGCCTCTCATCGTTCGTTACGAGATGATTATGAAGTATCAGGAATTGAATTGGATACATTAGTAGAAGTCGCTTGGGAACAACCAGGAGTGATTGGAGCTAGAATGACAGGTGCTGGTTTTGGAGGCTGTGGTATTGCGATTGTAGCAGTAGATAAAATTGATGAATTTATTCAAAACGTAGGAGCCAGCTATCAAGCTAAAATTGGTTATCCAGCTGATTTTTATCTAGCAAGTATTAGTGATGGGGCAAAGTATTTAGGAGTAAAATAA
- a CDS encoding DUF6056 family protein yields MSKLKVKPQYFAWLIVFSLVVLYHFRFQMSPGSDDEWFANFHKQASFLTYLNSRFNVWSARIVPDAILFYIFLVPLTVWRILNSFFLVLLCRSIVRLFSPKASILSTLSVMCIIGFVSSSVINEGFFWITGSINYLWPLAMGIYVLVPLADYFYRETDMTFSFQNWIRLFVTFIVSFTNEQVLICVIGVFLATIIALLVKKRTIPLYLYLSVTILIIGFLIMYFSPGNALRMQSEVARWFPNFYELSVLSRLSIGFSWLYGQVIAYMLWILMLISGMTCYLLPSSWLKKTLISSSIFLLAANIFKNVRFFDFERIKLISKESYFNFSFLTNKAFYASAFPYVIWTLFIGLLIYASVKASGKQILVSLCYLAGILSSMLMFLSPTIYASGTRVFNVLGVTLAIIAYILLIKIQERISNKNRVFEVILLAIIPIIQFIL; encoded by the coding sequence GTGAGTAAGCTGAAGGTTAAACCGCAATATTTTGCTTGGCTAATTGTATTTAGTCTAGTGGTATTGTATCATTTTCGATTTCAAATGTCCCCAGGTAGTGACGATGAATGGTTTGCTAATTTTCATAAGCAAGCTTCATTTTTAACTTATTTAAATTCTCGTTTTAACGTTTGGTCTGCAAGGATAGTGCCAGACGCTATTTTATTTTATATATTTTTAGTGCCGCTTACAGTATGGCGAATTCTTAACAGCTTTTTCTTAGTGTTATTGTGTCGTTCAATAGTGCGTCTATTTTCACCTAAAGCATCTATTCTTTCAACACTTTCTGTAATGTGCATCATTGGTTTTGTTTCCTCATCTGTTATCAATGAAGGTTTTTTTTGGATTACCGGATCAATTAATTATTTATGGCCTCTTGCGATGGGAATTTATGTTTTAGTTCCACTTGCAGATTATTTTTACAGAGAGACAGATATGACATTCTCTTTTCAAAACTGGATTCGATTGTTTGTGACTTTCATTGTTTCATTTACAAATGAGCAAGTGTTAATTTGTGTGATTGGTGTATTTTTAGCAACAATTATAGCGCTTTTGGTAAAAAAAAGAACGATTCCACTCTATCTCTATTTAAGCGTTACTATTTTGATAATCGGTTTTTTGATTATGTATTTCTCTCCTGGAAATGCTCTCAGGATGCAGAGTGAAGTGGCTCGTTGGTTTCCAAATTTTTATGAATTAAGTGTTTTGAGCCGTTTGAGTATTGGATTTAGCTGGCTTTATGGACAAGTTATAGCGTATATGTTATGGATTCTAATGTTGATTAGTGGAATGACTTGTTATTTATTGCCATCGTCATGGTTAAAGAAGACTTTGATTTCATCTAGTATTTTTTTACTTGCAGCCAATATATTCAAAAATGTTCGTTTCTTCGATTTTGAGCGAATTAAACTGATTTCTAAAGAATCTTATTTTAATTTTAGCTTCTTAACTAATAAAGCTTTCTATGCAAGTGCATTTCCATATGTTATTTGGACTTTATTTATAGGTTTATTGATTTATGCATCTGTAAAAGCTAGTGGTAAACAAATTTTAGTTTCACTTTGTTATTTAGCAGGGATTTTATCGTCTATGTTGATGTTTTTAAGTCCTACCATATATGCTTCTGGTACAAGGGTTTTTAATGTACTTGGCGTGACTCTTGCCATTATAGCCTATATACTCTTAATCAAAATACAAGAACGAATTTCAAATAAAAATAGAGTGTTTGAAGTTATTTTATTAGCCATTATACCAATTATTCAATTTATACTTTAA
- a CDS encoding helix-turn-helix domain-containing protein: MTIGEKIKMLREKSGLTQKQLAEQLFLKQNAISAYEKGVNQPPLEIVRLLAATFNVTSDYLLDIDRSTKVSALERTFQSILDEVIYEESYEYIRNGDVSEETAELLKLMIKKDFNLLEDIYKK, translated from the coding sequence ATGACGATTGGCGAAAAGATAAAAATGCTGCGTGAAAAGAGTGGCTTAACTCAAAAGCAATTAGCTGAACAACTTTTTCTTAAACAAAATGCTATCAGTGCTTATGAAAAAGGTGTCAACCAACCTCCACTTGAAATTGTTCGATTGCTTGCAGCAACTTTTAATGTCACTTCAGATTATTTATTGGATATTGATCGTTCCACTAAAGTCTCTGCTTTAGAACGTACATTTCAAAGTATTTTAGATGAAGTTATTTATGAAGAAAGTTATGAATATATTCGTAATGGGGATGTTTCTGAGGAAACTGCTGAGCTTTTAAAACTAATGATTAAAAAAGATTTTAATTTATTAGAAGATATTTACAAAAAATAA
- a CDS encoding pyridoxamine 5'-phosphate oxidase family protein — MQLSHEEIANLLYTNCTTFLINTIDSGGFPYTEIIDTPIYKDTAKNYYFYTRHDSLTLRNLIVTTNSSFSFYNPTIYKKVTLKGLLRVIPENQIHLSNGTLLLSQKEYQIVHFTSIEGLLYSDYQTHLF; from the coding sequence GTGCAACTATCACATGAAGAAATTGCAAATCTACTATATACGAACTGTACCACTTTCTTAATTAATACTATTGATTCTGGAGGATTTCCTTATACTGAAATCATTGATACGCCAATATATAAAGACACGGCTAAAAACTATTATTTTTACACAAGACATGATTCTCTAACATTACGCAACCTTATTGTTACAACCAATTCCAGCTTCAGTTTCTATAATCCAACCATTTATAAAAAAGTTACACTAAAAGGTTTGCTAAGAGTTATTCCAGAGAATCAAATCCACTTGTCTAATGGAACGTTATTACTTAGTCAAAAAGAATACCAAATTGTTCATTTTACCAGTATTGAAGGGTTACTCTATTCAGATTACCAAACACATTTATTTTAA
- a CDS encoding IS3 family transposase (programmed frameshift), translating to MAKYSTEFKMNVVQNYLNGEGGMKYLAKKYGIKGISQVQIWINTYKEFGEEGLLRSRQNKTYSVQFKLDAIELYLTTEMSYREVANQFGMTNFSMIANWRKAYQENGVDGLSQPKGRPSKMPKKKNKLPAIDSSKKELTYLEALEKENLQLKIELAYLKELRRLRLMEQQQKNKHESFIASEGKFRLIDILETLGFPRSTYMYWQKRFNRENPDKPIEQEMEKIHHEHKDYGYRRMNQELRNRGILVNKKKVQRLMKKLGILVRSFTRKSRKYNSYKGTVGRVAKNRIHRHFYTSIVHQKMTTDTTEFKYYEKDHSGSLRIKKLYLNPFMDMYNSEIVSYSISEKPTAKAIMDALNGAIVKTNDCLYRRTFHSDQGWGYQMKAYSHELKKHHIFQSMSRKGNCLDNSPMENFFSILKQELYHGVIYKSYQELKQAIEHYIEYYNHSRIKEKLDWLSPVQFRKKMSLTA from the exons ATGGCAAAATATAGCACAGAATTTAAGATGAACGTTGTACAAAACTATTTAAATGGAGAAGGTGGAATGAAGTATTTAGCTAAAAAATATGGCATTAAAGGAATCTCTCAAGTACAAATTTGGATAAATACGTACAAAGAATTTGGTGAGGAAGGTCTACTTCGTAGTCGCCAAAATAAAACTTATTCTGTTCAATTCAAGTTAGATGCGATAGAGTTATATCTAACAACAGAGATGTCCTATCGAGAAGTTGCCAATCAGTTTGGAATGACCAATTTTTCTATGATTGCCAATTGGCGTAAAGCTTACCAAGAAAATGGAGTAGATGGGCTCTCACAACCGAAAGGACGTCCATCTAAAATGCCTAAAAAAAAGAATAAATTACCAGCTATTGATTCTTCAAAAAAAGAGTTAACCTATTTAGAAGCGCTAGAGAAAGAAAATCTACAGTTAAAAATTGAACTTGCCTATTTAAAAGAATTAAGGAGGTTGCGTTTGATGGAACAGCAACAGAAAAACAAGCACGAATCATTCATAGCCTCCGAGG GGAAATTCAGATTAATCGACATTCTTGAAACCCTAGGGTTTCCTAGGTCAACCTATATGTATTGGCAAAAACGCTTTAACCGTGAAAATCCAGATAAACCAATTGAACAAGAAATGGAAAAAATTCATCACGAACATAAGGATTATGGCTATCGTCGGATGAATCAAGAACTTAGAAACCGTGGTATCCTTGTGAATAAAAAGAAAGTGCAACGTTTAATGAAAAAATTAGGAATCTTGGTACGCTCATTCACACGGAAATCACGGAAATACAATTCCTATAAAGGAACTGTTGGGAGAGTGGCAAAAAATCGGATTCATCGTCATTTTTATACAAGTATTGTTCATCAAAAAATGACAACAGATACAACAGAATTTAAGTATTATGAAAAAGATCACTCGGGTAGTTTGCGTATTAAGAAACTCTATCTAAACCCGTTCATGGATATGTATAATAGCGAGATTGTCTCTTACTCAATTTCAGAGAAACCTACAGCAAAAGCGATTATGGATGCATTAAATGGAGCTATTGTGAAAACGAATGATTGCCTCTATCGCCGAACGTTCCATTCCGACCAAGGATGGGGATACCAAATGAAAGCCTATAGCCATGAATTAAAAAAGCATCATATTTTTCAAAGTATGTCTCGTAAGGGAAACTGCTTAGATAATTCTCCTATGGAGAATTTCTTTAGTATTCTCAAACAAGAACTTTACCATGGCGTTATCTACAAAAGCTACCAAGAATTAAAACAAGCGATTGAACACTATATAGAGTACTATAATCATTCTCGAATAAAAGAAAAATTAGACTGGCTAAGCCCAGTTCAATTTAGAAAGAAAATGAGTTTAACTGCGTAA
- a CDS encoding ACT domain-containing protein — protein MKILIDETSYTVAKYSPKAQTPDLASCRGFKSVTYTDEECSVIAATADLDLTEALESESEWFILKIDGILDFSLTGILAKLALPLAENKISIFAMSTYNTDYILLKEADKILAIQVLEAEGHELVKR, from the coding sequence ATGAAAATTTTAATTGACGAAACTAGTTATACTGTTGCAAAATATTCACCTAAGGCTCAAACACCAGATTTAGCAAGCTGTAGGGGATTTAAAAGTGTGACCTACACAGATGAAGAGTGTTCTGTTATTGCTGCAACAGCAGATTTGGATTTAACTGAAGCCTTAGAAAGTGAAAGTGAATGGTTTATACTAAAAATTGATGGAATTCTTGATTTTTCACTAACTGGAATTTTAGCTAAGTTGGCGTTACCTTTAGCAGAGAATAAAATTAGTATTTTTGCCATGTCTACGTACAATACAGATTATATTTTATTAAAAGAAGCAGATAAGATATTGGCTATTCAAGTATTAGAAGCTGAAGGCCATGAACTAGTAAAGCGTTAA
- a CDS encoding PTS lactose/cellobiose transporter subunit IIA — protein sequence MERELNEQAMKIILHVGDARQSIAEASKSISQQQYNLAQEELLLAKKELQIANHSQMKILQKERNGEKLPYSYLFNHAQALLISITSEWNITNQLIKIMTNLNRL from the coding sequence TTGGAAAGAGAGCTAAATGAGCAAGCAATGAAGATAATTCTTCATGTTGGAGATGCTAGACAATCTATTGCAGAAGCATCAAAGAGTATTAGTCAACAACAATACAACCTAGCCCAAGAGGAATTACTTTTAGCAAAAAAAGAGTTACAGATTGCGAATCATTCACAAATGAAAATTTTACAAAAAGAGCGAAATGGAGAGAAACTTCCATATTCTTATTTGTTTAATCATGCCCAAGCCTTACTAATATCAATTACAAGTGAATGGAATATTACTAATCAACTTATTAAAATAATGACAAATTTGAATAGATTATAA
- a CDS encoding helix-turn-helix domain-containing protein, whose protein sequence is MILGDKVKKARKAKGLSQKEVAHGICTQATISQMENHNKVPTMSIFVKICNRLEVSQADITSENDSEMNYLAFYEIDQLCKKRKYQEAYTILTESIDEKKLKNDSDQKKYYYFLGIINLFSLKNGEEALFYFNLALTLDSAKELAELDILLTNNIGIVYELKQDVQKAKVYYDKSLEDIHKIKDKLNDNFDEITGIYFNVAKFYSKCHEYHKAIRLIETGMDISIHSANYHLLDSLLYEKGLNRYKLEKSVSEEISKDYTLSYALGLMNANQELTQVIEQDALEFGINSFNFF, encoded by the coding sequence ATGATTTTAGGTGACAAAGTAAAAAAAGCTCGTAAAGCAAAAGGTCTTTCACAAAAAGAAGTTGCCCATGGAATTTGTACTCAAGCAACCATTAGTCAGATGGAAAATCATAATAAAGTTCCAACGATGTCAATTTTTGTGAAAATATGTAATCGGTTAGAAGTCTCGCAGGCAGATATTACATCTGAGAACGATTCTGAGATGAATTATCTTGCATTTTATGAGATTGATCAATTATGTAAGAAGAGGAAGTATCAAGAGGCGTACACGATTTTAACTGAATCAATCGATGAAAAAAAACTAAAAAATGATAGCGACCAAAAGAAATACTATTACTTTTTAGGGATCATTAACCTATTCAGTTTAAAAAATGGTGAAGAGGCTCTTTTTTATTTTAATCTGGCTCTGACATTAGATAGTGCTAAAGAGCTGGCAGAGCTAGATATTTTGTTAACAAATAATATTGGTATAGTTTATGAATTAAAACAAGATGTTCAAAAAGCCAAAGTCTATTATGATAAATCATTAGAAGATATTCATAAAATAAAAGATAAACTAAACGATAATTTTGATGAAATCACGGGAATTTACTTTAATGTAGCAAAATTTTATTCTAAATGCCATGAGTATCACAAAGCTATTCGTTTAATTGAAACAGGCATGGACATCTCGATTCATTCAGCGAACTATCATTTATTGGACTCTTTATTATATGAAAAGGGTCTTAACCGCTATAAGCTAGAGAAGTCTGTATCTGAAGAAATTAGCAAGGACTATACGTTGTCTTATGCACTCGGTTTGATGAATGCCAATCAAGAATTAACTCAGGTTATTGAGCAAGATGCTCTGGAGTTTGGAATCAATTCATTTAACTTTTTTTAA
- the galT gene encoding UDP-glucose--hexose-1-phosphate uridylyltransferase, with translation MIDQQIIDFIEIGIIQKEIASIDRIYLTNLLAELIGKKELKLDLKASSIIQPRLTIMDQLVNYAIEQQVISLVEREMLEAQIMDLITPMPSAINHEFQKKYQENPITATDYFYQISQNNNYIKTREIAKNDLFTVETKFGLLEITINLSKPEKDPKQIALEKLTPAVDYPKCLLCIENEGYAGRVNHPARTQHRIIRLELNQEAWGFQYSPYAYYEEHCIFLAAEHRPMKIEAATFRKLFGLVQQFPHYFVGSNADLPIVGGSILSHDHYQGGRHIFGMAKALLISHFKLPDFPTVSAGIVKWPMSVIRLSGENQHELELAAVYILEKWRGYSDNAVAIQAVSADGTPHNTVTPIVRKNGIYFELDLVLRNNRTTADYPDGIFHPHKESQHIKKENIGLIEVMGLAILPPRLKEELQVVRRYLLNQAEEVAPYHQIWAAQLKQAHSLITVDNVTRIIEEAVGMVFLKVLEDAGVFKQTEIGLAAFNRFILALKTK, from the coding sequence ATGATTGACCAACAAATAATTGATTTTATTGAAATTGGAATTATCCAAAAAGAAATTGCCTCAATAGATCGTATTTATTTAACCAATCTACTTGCTGAATTAATTGGCAAAAAAGAATTGAAGCTAGATTTAAAAGCTTCATCTATTATACAGCCTCGCTTAACCATCATGGATCAACTGGTAAACTATGCAATTGAACAGCAAGTGATTAGTTTAGTTGAAAGAGAGATGCTTGAGGCACAAATTATGGATTTAATTACACCGATGCCTTCAGCTATTAATCACGAATTTCAGAAAAAATATCAAGAAAACCCAATCACGGCTACTGATTATTTTTACCAAATAAGTCAAAATAATAATTATATTAAAACACGAGAAATTGCAAAAAATGATTTATTCACTGTTGAAACGAAGTTTGGTTTATTAGAAATTACCATTAACTTATCTAAGCCAGAAAAAGATCCTAAGCAAATTGCGTTAGAAAAATTAACTCCTGCTGTTGATTACCCTAAATGTTTATTGTGTATAGAAAATGAAGGGTATGCAGGAAGAGTAAATCATCCTGCTCGAACACAACATCGAATTATTCGGTTAGAATTAAATCAAGAAGCATGGGGATTCCAATATTCGCCCTATGCGTACTATGAAGAACACTGTATTTTCTTAGCAGCAGAGCATCGTCCAATGAAAATTGAAGCAGCAACTTTTCGTAAGTTATTTGGACTAGTTCAACAGTTTCCACATTATTTTGTTGGTTCCAATGCAGATTTGCCAATTGTTGGTGGATCAATTTTATCTCACGATCACTATCAAGGGGGACGCCATATTTTTGGGATGGCTAAAGCATTGTTAATCAGTCATTTTAAGCTACCAGATTTTCCAACGGTATCTGCGGGTATTGTAAAATGGCCAATGTCAGTAATCCGTCTAAGTGGTGAAAATCAGCATGAATTAGAATTGGCAGCTGTTTATATTTTGGAGAAATGGCGAGGATATTCAGATAATGCAGTCGCTATTCAAGCAGTTTCTGCTGATGGAACACCGCATAATACGGTTACACCAATTGTACGGAAAAATGGCATTTATTTTGAATTGGATTTAGTTTTACGAAATAATCGGACAACAGCTGATTATCCAGATGGAATTTTTCATCCCCATAAAGAAAGTCAACATATCAAAAAAGAAAATATCGGATTAATTGAAGTGATGGGATTAGCGATATTGCCACCACGTTTGAAAGAAGAGCTACAAGTAGTAAGACGCTATTTGTTGAATCAAGCCGAAGAAGTTGCACCCTATCATCAGATTTGGGCAGCTCAATTAAAACAAGCCCACTCACTTATCACAGTGGATAATGTAACAAGAATTATTGAGGAAGCCGTTGGAATGGTTTTCTTAAAAGTCTTAGAAGATGCAGGGGTCTTTAAACAAACAGAAATAGGCTTAGCTGCATTTAATCGGTTTATTTTAGCATTAAAAACAAAATAA
- a CDS encoding CsbD family protein, with translation MTDFKDKAKGLKDQVAGEAKEAFGKVTNNAEKEAEGKAQKLKGAVEKKVGDLKK, from the coding sequence ATGACTGATTTTAAAGATAAAGCAAAAGGTTTAAAGGATCAAGTTGCGGGTGAAGCAAAAGAAGCTTTTGGTAAAGTAACCAACAACGCTGAAAAAGAAGCAGAAGGTAAAGCTCAAAAACTAAAAGGTGCCGTTGAGAAAAAAGTCGGCGATTTAAAAAAATAA